The Salinispora tropica CNB-440 genome has a window encoding:
- a CDS encoding STAS domain-containing protein: MELSLATRTVGEFAVVVVGGEVDVYTAPQLREGLLELIDAGVEHVVVDLGGVDFLDSTGLGVLVGALKRLRTVGGSFALVCDREPLLKIFRITALDQVFPLYPTVDAATGV; encoded by the coding sequence ATGGAGCTGTCGCTGGCGACGCGCACCGTGGGGGAGTTCGCGGTGGTCGTGGTCGGCGGTGAGGTGGATGTCTACACCGCACCTCAGCTCCGGGAAGGACTCCTCGAGTTGATCGATGCCGGGGTCGAGCACGTCGTGGTTGACCTGGGTGGAGTCGACTTCCTCGACTCCACCGGGCTTGGTGTGCTGGTGGGTGCCCTCAAACGGCTGCGGACCGTCGGCGGTTCCTTCGCCTTGGTCTGCGACCGGGAGCCACTGCTGAAGATCTTCCGCATCACCGCGCTTGACCAGGTATTCCCGCTGTATCCGACGGTTGACGCGGCGACCGGCGTGTGA
- a CDS encoding DEAD/DEAH box helicase has protein sequence MTSDSPAPRPRRPGRPPSPTATRAAAPGPSPTELLGQLRARHDADPVTHVERVPARAGEPAPWPSWVPADLHAAFTRQGVETPWQHQAEAADLAHTGSHVVVATGTASGKSLAYQLPALSTLLTDPRATVLYLAPTKALAVDQLRAITELELDGVRPACYDGDTPRAEREWIRQHARFVLTNPDMLHHGILPGHAQWTRFLRRLAYVVVDECHSYRGVFGSQVAHVLRRLRRQCTRIGRTPVFVLASATSGDPAVTAERLTGLPVAAVTGDTSPRGGVTFALWEPPTLPTPTTSPDDTDLAPVRRSALRETADLLADAVAAGVRTLAFVRSRRGAEAVAANARRALDEAVSGLGNQVAAYRAGYLREERRELERSLLSGELRGLASTNALELGVDLVGLDAVLICGYPGTRASLWQQAGRAGRSGQEALAVLVARDDPLDSYLVHHPEAVFGAPVEATVLDPTNPYVLGPQLACAAAEAPLTPADLDLFGDGAKEAVDALVEAGALRQRPTGWYWRHRERPQVELRGGDGAPICVVETATGRLLGTVDGGSSHFLLHPGAVYLHQGVSYVVDTLDLADGCALVHPEEPDWSTHARDVTSLSVVAVRSYVDAGPVGLFLGEVDVTSQVVSYQRRRIATGEVIDTRPLDLPARELRTVAVWFTLSPESLTASGVDPADVPGALHAAEHAAIGLLPLTATCDRWDIGGLSTAMHPDTGAPTVFVYDGHSGGAGFAERAYATAATWLRATRDVVTDCGCEFGCPSCVQSPKCGNGNNPLSKPDAVRVLDVVLANLPSGTVQASRAS, from the coding sequence GTGACCTCCGACAGCCCGGCGCCCCGGCCGCGGCGCCCCGGCCGGCCGCCGTCACCCACGGCCACCCGCGCCGCAGCCCCCGGGCCGTCCCCGACAGAGCTGCTGGGCCAGCTACGCGCCCGGCATGACGCCGACCCGGTAACCCACGTCGAACGGGTACCCGCCCGCGCCGGCGAGCCCGCGCCGTGGCCCAGCTGGGTCCCGGCGGATCTGCACGCGGCGTTCACCCGGCAGGGCGTGGAGACACCGTGGCAGCACCAGGCCGAAGCCGCCGATCTCGCCCACACCGGCAGCCACGTCGTCGTCGCCACCGGCACGGCATCCGGCAAGTCCCTGGCCTACCAGCTCCCGGCGCTGTCAACGCTGCTCACCGACCCCCGCGCCACCGTGCTCTACCTCGCTCCCACCAAAGCACTCGCTGTTGACCAGCTACGGGCCATCACCGAGCTGGAGCTGGACGGAGTACGCCCCGCCTGCTACGACGGAGACACCCCCCGGGCCGAACGGGAATGGATCCGGCAGCACGCGCGGTTCGTGCTGACCAACCCCGACATGCTCCACCACGGCATCCTGCCCGGCCATGCCCAGTGGACGAGGTTCCTCCGCCGGCTCGCGTACGTGGTGGTGGACGAGTGCCACAGCTACCGGGGCGTCTTCGGCTCGCAGGTGGCGCACGTGCTGCGCCGACTGCGCCGGCAGTGCACTCGGATCGGCCGTACGCCGGTCTTCGTGCTGGCCTCCGCCACCTCGGGTGACCCGGCCGTGACGGCCGAACGACTCACCGGCCTGCCCGTGGCGGCGGTCACCGGAGACACCTCGCCCCGCGGCGGGGTGACCTTCGCGCTGTGGGAGCCGCCGACGCTGCCCACCCCGACCACCTCCCCCGACGACACCGACCTCGCGCCGGTACGTCGATCCGCGCTGCGAGAAACCGCCGACCTGCTCGCCGACGCGGTGGCCGCGGGGGTCCGCACGCTCGCCTTCGTCCGGTCCCGACGGGGGGCCGAGGCGGTGGCCGCCAACGCCCGCCGGGCCCTCGACGAGGCGGTATCCGGGCTGGGTAACCAGGTGGCCGCCTACCGCGCCGGCTACCTGCGCGAGGAGCGACGCGAACTGGAACGGTCCCTCCTCAGCGGTGAGCTGCGCGGACTCGCCTCAACCAACGCCCTCGAACTCGGCGTCGACCTGGTCGGGCTGGACGCGGTGCTGATCTGCGGCTACCCCGGCACCCGCGCCTCGCTCTGGCAGCAGGCCGGGCGGGCCGGACGCTCCGGCCAGGAGGCGCTGGCGGTGCTGGTCGCCCGGGACGATCCGCTCGACAGCTACCTCGTCCACCACCCCGAGGCGGTCTTCGGGGCACCGGTCGAGGCGACCGTGCTCGACCCCACCAATCCGTACGTGCTCGGGCCGCAGCTCGCCTGCGCCGCCGCCGAGGCACCACTCACCCCGGCCGACCTGGACCTGTTCGGGGACGGCGCGAAAGAGGCGGTGGACGCTCTGGTCGAGGCCGGTGCGCTCCGACAGCGCCCCACCGGGTGGTACTGGCGCCACCGCGAGCGCCCCCAGGTGGAGCTACGCGGCGGAGACGGCGCACCGATCTGCGTGGTGGAGACGGCGACCGGGCGGCTGCTCGGCACGGTCGACGGCGGGTCGTCGCACTTCCTGCTGCATCCCGGGGCGGTCTACCTGCACCAGGGCGTCTCGTACGTGGTCGACACCCTCGACCTCGCCGACGGGTGCGCGCTGGTGCACCCCGAGGAGCCGGACTGGTCCACCCATGCCCGCGATGTCACGTCGCTGTCGGTGGTGGCGGTCCGGTCGTACGTGGACGCCGGACCGGTCGGGCTCTTTCTCGGTGAGGTCGACGTGACCAGCCAGGTGGTGTCCTACCAGCGACGCCGAATTGCCACCGGCGAGGTCATCGACACCCGCCCCCTGGACCTACCCGCCCGGGAGCTGCGAACCGTGGCGGTGTGGTTCACGCTCTCGCCGGAGTCCCTCACCGCGAGTGGAGTCGACCCGGCCGACGTGCCGGGCGCGCTGCACGCCGCCGAGCACGCCGCGATCGGGTTGCTGCCGCTGACCGCCACCTGCGACCGGTGGGACATCGGCGGCTTGTCAACCGCGATGCATCCCGACACCGGGGCACCGACCGTCTTCGTCTACGACGGCCACTCCGGCGGGGCCGGCTTCGCCGAGCGGGCGTATGCAACGGCGGCGACATGGCTCCGGGCTACCCGGGATGTGGTCACGGACTGTGGCTGCGAGTTCGGCTGCCCGTCCTGCGTCCAGTCCCCGAAGTGCGGCAACGGCAACAATCCACTGTCCAAGCCGGACGCGGTCCGGGTCCTCGACGTCGTACTGGCCAACCTGCCATCCGGAACGGTTCAGGCCAGCCGGGCGTCCTGA
- a CDS encoding Rv3654c family TadE-like protein gives MTGGGRGCPAAGRDEGARLGRKAAGEERRRMSAGGDRGGATVLLLAVGVAFVAFGVVGAAVGGARIARQQAGVAADLGALAGAASAMLGATIACESARAIVTDNGGRLVSCQLEGLDLLVTVEVTATVLPGLVRAATGRARAGPLRG, from the coding sequence GTGACCGGCGGTGGCCGGGGGTGCCCCGCTGCCGGCCGGGACGAGGGGGCTCGGTTGGGACGGAAGGCGGCCGGCGAGGAGAGGCGGCGGATGTCCGCTGGTGGCGACCGGGGCGGTGCCACGGTCCTGCTGCTCGCGGTCGGGGTCGCGTTCGTCGCCTTCGGGGTGGTGGGCGCGGCGGTTGGTGGGGCTCGGATAGCCCGACAGCAGGCAGGTGTCGCGGCGGACCTGGGTGCGCTCGCCGGCGCGGCGTCCGCCATGCTCGGCGCCACCATCGCGTGCGAGTCGGCCCGGGCGATCGTCACCGACAACGGTGGCCGGCTCGTCAGCTGCCAGCTCGAGGGCTTGGACCTGCTGGTCACCGTGGAAGTGACCGCCACTGTGCTACCGGGCCTGGTCCGGGCCGCGACCGGGCGGGCCCGGGCCGGCCCGCTGCGCGGTTGA
- a CDS encoding TadE family type IV pilus minor pilin translates to MRRCRWAGRDRGSFTAELAAGLPALLVFLFVGLTAVDAVGTKGACLHAAREAAIAASRGADGWAVVRAVAPPGAKVSIDKDGQRVRVTVRAPVRALGARMPRLTVTATTVAAVEPGPEPFLPLAEAVVGGAGVSR, encoded by the coding sequence GTGAGGCGGTGCCGGTGGGCCGGCCGAGACCGGGGCTCCTTTACCGCCGAACTGGCGGCCGGCCTGCCGGCGCTGCTCGTGTTCCTCTTCGTTGGTCTGACGGCGGTCGACGCGGTGGGTACCAAGGGCGCCTGTCTGCACGCAGCCCGGGAGGCGGCGATCGCCGCCTCCCGGGGTGCGGATGGGTGGGCCGTGGTCCGTGCGGTAGCCCCACCGGGAGCCAAGGTGTCGATCGACAAAGACGGGCAGCGGGTACGCGTCACTGTTCGCGCTCCGGTCCGGGCTCTCGGGGCGCGAATGCCCCGACTGACGGTCACGGCGACCACCGTGGCCGCAGTCGAACCTGGCCCTGAGCCCTTCCTCCCACTGGCCGAAGCTGTCGTCGGTGGAGCGGGAGTGAGCCGGTGA
- a CDS encoding DUF4244 domain-containing protein yields the protein MDMRRITARLRGDAGMNTAEYAVGTLAAVAFAGLLLKVLTSDNVQTALTAVIDRALQ from the coding sequence ATGGACATGCGCAGAATCACCGCCCGGCTTCGAGGCGACGCCGGGATGAACACCGCCGAGTACGCCGTCGGCACGCTTGCCGCAGTCGCCTTCGCCGGGCTTCTACTCAAGGTGCTCACCTCTGACAACGTGCAGACCGCGTTGACCGCCGTCATCGACCGGGCACTTCAGTGA
- a CDS encoding type II secretion system F family protein, protein MTPPVLTAERWSLPALLGRLGWRRRRPIRRLRDLDRVPPGPPLIRSAGEAPAESRHRRDAIRLVAVLAAVAIAVLVGGVPGLLGALPVVVLLDRLLRRVESPAARERRRRENAALPLAADLLASAMRAGAPVDRSVLAVAEALDGPLAERLARVGRLLRLGAEPAEAWSTLAAVPGAERLVGAALRSATSGASLAGALTRLADDLRADRTTAAEATAQRSGVLIVLPLGLCFLPAFILAGLVPVIVAVLGDVL, encoded by the coding sequence ATGACCCCGCCGGTGCTGACCGCCGAGCGTTGGTCCCTGCCAGCCCTGCTGGGCAGACTCGGGTGGAGGAGGCGTCGTCCGATCCGTCGGCTGCGCGACCTTGACCGGGTCCCGCCCGGCCCTCCGCTGATCAGGTCGGCGGGTGAGGCTCCGGCGGAGTCCCGTCACCGGCGGGACGCGATTCGGCTCGTCGCAGTGCTCGCCGCCGTGGCGATCGCTGTGCTGGTTGGTGGAGTGCCGGGCCTGCTTGGCGCCCTGCCCGTCGTGGTGTTGCTCGACCGCCTGCTGCGGCGGGTCGAGTCACCGGCCGCCCGGGAACGGCGCCGACGGGAGAACGCGGCCCTGCCGCTCGCCGCTGACCTACTCGCGTCGGCGATGCGCGCCGGTGCCCCGGTTGACCGATCGGTACTGGCGGTGGCAGAGGCGCTCGACGGGCCTCTGGCGGAGCGGCTCGCCCGGGTCGGGCGTCTCCTTCGCCTTGGAGCGGAGCCTGCGGAGGCGTGGTCAACGCTTGCGGCGGTGCCCGGCGCCGAGCGCCTGGTCGGCGCCGCGCTCCGCTCGGCAACCAGCGGTGCTTCCCTGGCGGGTGCGTTGACACGCCTCGCCGACGACCTGCGGGCCGACCGGACCACGGCGGCCGAGGCGACAGCCCAGCGGTCCGGGGTTCTGATCGTGCTGCCGTTGGGGCTCTGCTTCCTACCGGCCTTCATTCTCGCCGGCCTGGTGCCGGTGATCGTCGCCGTTCTCGGCGACGTGCTCTGA
- a CDS encoding type II secretion system F family protein encodes MTSVQLLLLLLLVALTVVTAWPLTRFVRRRVHATGDSGAADDPLVTWVSSLRRSTPPSSCGPGAERDAVRSKPVVVRPRRRGQDRSAGPPTRHDSRRPSGAAHLMPGGRRAAPVSGSRVAVSPPTSARYGPLVAAPRRTLLVAGMLAVAVGALLGGPVAAVVTGTYGMLGVRALLRRWAARQADQLRRRHLDQLCDLAADLRAGLSVGQSTALSAAGRSGSTLIRSAVRLADRTGAPLADLLERIDVDARAADRGRATAAAQAAGARATAWLLAALPLGGIGLGYGIGVDPVAVLLHSAVGGSCAVLAVMLQVAGLFWAERLTAIRGGDIG; translated from the coding sequence ATGACCTCGGTTCAGCTTCTGCTGCTTCTGCTCCTGGTCGCCCTGACGGTCGTCACGGCTTGGCCGTTGACCCGGTTCGTCCGGCGACGGGTCCATGCCACCGGCGACTCGGGTGCCGCTGACGACCCACTGGTGACCTGGGTGTCCAGTCTGCGGCGCAGCACCCCGCCGTCCAGCTGCGGGCCCGGGGCGGAGCGGGACGCGGTGCGGTCGAAGCCGGTGGTGGTGCGGCCCCGGCGACGCGGGCAGGATCGTTCGGCGGGGCCGCCGACCCGGCATGACTCGAGACGTCCGAGCGGGGCGGCTCATCTGATGCCCGGTGGCCGTCGGGCTGCTCCGGTGTCCGGCTCGCGGGTGGCGGTGTCCCCGCCGACTTCCGCCAGGTACGGCCCCCTGGTGGCGGCGCCCCGGCGCACTCTGCTGGTGGCGGGCATGCTGGCCGTCGCCGTGGGTGCCCTGCTGGGCGGTCCGGTCGCGGCCGTCGTCACCGGTACGTACGGCATGCTGGGAGTTCGGGCGTTGCTGAGGCGATGGGCGGCCCGGCAGGCCGACCAGCTTCGCCGTCGTCACCTCGACCAACTCTGTGACCTCGCCGCTGACCTACGGGCCGGCCTGTCGGTGGGCCAGTCCACGGCGCTGTCGGCGGCTGGGAGGTCGGGCAGCACCCTGATCCGGTCGGCTGTCCGGCTCGCGGATCGCACCGGTGCACCCCTTGCCGACCTGCTGGAACGGATCGACGTGGACGCCCGCGCCGCCGACCGAGGCCGGGCCACGGCGGCGGCGCAGGCGGCCGGGGCACGGGCGACCGCCTGGCTGCTCGCGGCACTTCCGCTCGGCGGCATTGGTCTGGGATACGGCATCGGTGTCGACCCGGTCGCGGTGCTCCTGCACTCGGCGGTTGGCGGTAGCTGCGCGGTCCTTGCAGTCATGCTCCAGGTCGCCGGGTTGTTCTGGGCGGAGCGGCTTACCGCGATCCGCGGCGGGGACATCGGATGA
- a CDS encoding TadA family conjugal transfer-associated ATPase, giving the protein MTKADDGLAARVRQRIASSSTPVTPAAIVSAVRAEPAAAVLGDTTLLRLADRVHDDLVGAGPLAPLLVDPRVTDVLVNNVHVWVDRGEGLKEVAVPVGSVDDVRRLAQRLAASAGRRLDDGSPCVDARLADGTRLHAVLPPVATDGPYLSLRTFRQRPFTLDEMVGQGAVPRAVAPVLAAVVAARLAYLVVGGTGSGKTTLLNTLLGLVSGTERIVLVEDAAELHPVHPHVVGLQARTANVEGVGAVGLTDLVRQALRMRPDRLVVGECRGREIVDLLVAMNTGHEGGAGTLHANTPSDVPARLEALGLLGGLPRPALHAQVAAALQVVLHVRRADRGRALDSICLLLPEGPDRLVRAVPAWGLDSGPGPAARTLAELLGRREVAVPPILRGPWPGQAGVG; this is encoded by the coding sequence ATGACCAAGGCGGACGACGGCCTCGCCGCGAGAGTCCGACAGCGAATCGCGTCCTCGTCAACTCCGGTCACCCCGGCGGCGATCGTCTCCGCCGTGCGCGCCGAGCCGGCCGCCGCGGTGCTCGGCGACACCACGCTGCTCCGCCTCGCCGACCGAGTGCACGACGACCTGGTGGGCGCCGGTCCGTTGGCCCCGCTGTTGGTCGATCCACGCGTCACCGATGTCCTCGTCAACAACGTTCACGTCTGGGTCGACCGAGGGGAGGGCCTGAAAGAGGTCGCGGTACCGGTGGGTTCGGTGGACGACGTCCGGCGGCTCGCGCAGCGGCTCGCAGCCAGCGCGGGGAGGCGGCTGGACGACGGCTCGCCGTGCGTCGACGCGCGGCTCGCCGACGGCACCCGACTACACGCGGTCCTGCCACCAGTGGCCACCGACGGTCCATACCTGTCCCTGCGGACCTTCCGGCAGCGCCCGTTCACGCTCGACGAGATGGTTGGTCAGGGGGCCGTGCCACGGGCGGTCGCCCCGGTGCTGGCCGCGGTGGTGGCGGCCCGGCTCGCGTACCTCGTGGTCGGCGGCACCGGTTCCGGCAAGACCACATTGCTCAACACGCTACTTGGCCTGGTTTCGGGCACGGAGCGGATCGTGCTGGTAGAGGACGCGGCTGAGCTGCACCCCGTACATCCCCATGTCGTCGGCCTCCAGGCACGTACAGCCAATGTGGAGGGTGTAGGTGCGGTGGGCCTGACCGACCTGGTCCGGCAGGCGCTGCGGATGCGACCGGACCGCCTCGTCGTCGGCGAGTGCCGCGGCCGGGAGATCGTCGACCTGTTGGTGGCCATGAATACCGGTCACGAGGGTGGTGCCGGGACGCTGCACGCCAACACCCCGTCGGATGTGCCGGCTCGGCTCGAGGCACTCGGTCTCCTCGGTGGATTGCCCCGGCCCGCACTGCACGCTCAGGTGGCGGCGGCACTCCAGGTGGTGCTGCATGTCCGTCGCGCGGATCGGGGACGGGCACTGGATTCCATCTGCCTACTTCTGCCGGAAGGCCCTGATCGGCTGGTCAGGGCGGTTCCAGCCTGGGGCCTTGACAGCGGCCCCGGCCCGGCTGCCCGGACGCTGGCCGAGTTACTGGGCAGGCGGGAGGTGGCGGTGCCACCGATCCTTCGGGGGCCCTGGCCCGGTCAGGCAGGTGTGGGATGA
- the ssd gene encoding septum site-determining protein Ssd, whose product MTSDDVLLDDLLRLAAAGGVEVDLAPDPVAARSRWSPAPLVLVGSDQAQPCLRARLPHRRRLVLVGHAGHLDPGRDVADLMGAEFVAVLPAAEPWLVDRFVECGPEQPDPVAARVVAVLGGRGGAGASVLAGGLAVTAARARLRTLLVDADPLGGGLDLVLGWEQLGGLRWPALTDADGRVDASSLVRALPSRGDLVVLSWDRGDLRLLPAVAMAATLDAARRARDVVVVDLPRHLDDAAVTALQSVDRAFVVVPAELRATAAAARVVSAAAPHCADLSLIVRGPAPGRLKPTELARTLGLPLAGTVRLEPALGRGLERGQAPAADGRGPLAALCQRLLNELTGAAPGAA is encoded by the coding sequence GTGACCTCCGACGACGTGCTCCTGGACGACCTGTTGCGGCTCGCCGCGGCCGGCGGCGTCGAGGTCGACCTCGCGCCGGACCCGGTGGCCGCCCGGTCCCGCTGGTCTCCCGCGCCCCTGGTGCTGGTCGGCAGCGACCAGGCGCAGCCGTGCCTGCGGGCACGGTTGCCGCACCGGCGGCGGTTGGTGCTGGTCGGCCACGCCGGGCACCTCGACCCGGGCCGGGATGTGGCCGACCTGATGGGTGCCGAGTTCGTGGCCGTCCTGCCCGCCGCCGAGCCCTGGCTGGTTGATCGTTTCGTCGAGTGCGGCCCGGAGCAACCAGACCCGGTAGCGGCCCGGGTCGTCGCCGTCCTTGGCGGACGGGGCGGTGCCGGCGCCAGTGTCCTCGCCGGCGGGCTCGCTGTCACAGCGGCCCGCGCCCGGCTGCGGACGCTGCTGGTTGACGCCGACCCGCTCGGAGGCGGGCTGGATCTGGTGCTCGGCTGGGAACAACTGGGCGGATTGCGCTGGCCCGCGCTGACCGACGCCGACGGCCGGGTGGACGCCTCGTCGCTGGTGCGGGCCCTGCCCAGCCGGGGCGACCTGGTGGTCCTCTCGTGGGACCGAGGTGATCTTCGGTTGTTGCCGGCCGTGGCGATGGCGGCGACCCTCGACGCTGCCCGGCGGGCCCGGGACGTGGTCGTGGTTGACCTGCCCCGGCACCTGGATGACGCGGCGGTGACTGCCCTACAGTCGGTCGACCGGGCCTTCGTCGTGGTACCCGCCGAGCTCCGCGCGACCGCCGCTGCCGCTCGGGTGGTCAGCGCCGCCGCACCACACTGCGCCGACCTCTCCCTGATCGTCCGTGGCCCCGCCCCTGGCCGGCTCAAGCCCACCGAGCTCGCGCGGACGCTCGGGTTGCCGCTGGCCGGCACGGTGCGCCTGGAGCCGGCGCTCGGCCGTGGACTGGAACGGGGCCAAGCACCGGCGGCCGACGGGCGGGGCCCACTGGCCGCCCTGTGCCAACGACTCCTCAACGAACTGACCGGTGCGGCGCCGGGGGCGGCATGA
- a CDS encoding HAD family hydrolase: MGRSAAFFDLDKTVIAKSSALAFGRPFYRDGLITRRDVVKSAYAQLMFRLGGSDEQTMARTRDYLAALCKGWQVEQVRQIVAETLHELINPYVYAEAAALIEEHQAAGRDVVLVSASGEEMVRPIGALLGVTDVIATRMAVVDGHYSGEIEFYAAGPAKVDAVGELALERGYDLTNSYAYSDSYTDRPLLECVGRPTAVNPDRQLRKLAAENSWPVLEFRHPIPLGRRLRDRPAVPVAAAALGVGVGVAIGIAWYGRHRRTRTAPAT; this comes from the coding sequence GTGGGCCGAAGCGCCGCTTTTTTCGATCTGGACAAGACCGTCATCGCCAAGTCAAGTGCGCTGGCGTTCGGTCGGCCGTTCTACCGAGACGGCCTGATAACCCGACGAGACGTTGTCAAGTCGGCGTACGCGCAGCTGATGTTCCGGCTGGGCGGCTCCGACGAACAGACCATGGCCCGGACCCGGGACTATCTCGCCGCGCTGTGTAAGGGATGGCAGGTGGAGCAGGTCCGCCAGATCGTCGCGGAGACCCTCCATGAGCTGATCAACCCCTACGTGTATGCCGAAGCCGCCGCCCTGATCGAGGAGCACCAGGCCGCCGGCCGGGACGTCGTGCTGGTTTCGGCCTCCGGAGAGGAGATGGTCCGGCCGATCGGGGCGTTGCTCGGGGTGACCGATGTGATCGCCACCCGAATGGCCGTGGTGGACGGCCACTACAGCGGCGAGATCGAGTTCTACGCGGCCGGCCCGGCCAAGGTGGACGCGGTGGGCGAGCTGGCTCTCGAGCGGGGCTACGACCTGACCAACTCGTACGCCTACTCGGACTCGTACACGGACCGGCCGTTGTTGGAGTGCGTAGGCCGCCCGACCGCAGTCAACCCGGACCGTCAGCTACGCAAGCTCGCCGCGGAGAACTCCTGGCCGGTGCTGGAGTTCCGGCACCCGATTCCCCTGGGGCGTCGGTTGCGTGATCGCCCCGCCGTGCCGGTCGCCGCCGCCGCGCTCGGCGTCGGGGTTGGCGTGGCGATCGGAATCGCCTGGTATGGCCGGCACCGTCGTACCCGGACTGCCCCGGCGACCTGA